From a region of the Mus pahari chromosome 12, PAHARI_EIJ_v1.1, whole genome shotgun sequence genome:
- the LOC110329460 gene encoding keratin-associated protein 13-1-like, translating into MSYNCHSDNLSTSFRSCLPIVGSSCCSSCSSNLITTTSCSPSTCQLSSSFNSGCQETCIEPIRCQETCIEPIHCQRSCVVPSPCQVPCNYPRSSTPCSPCQGTYAGSLGFGSSNCFSQDYGSRRCYIMGCGSTVFEPLNYGVSGLPFLSYGYRFCYPIYMADSICQPCYKPTCGNIL; encoded by the coding sequence ATGAGCTATAACTGCCACTCTGATAACTTGTCTACCTCCTTTAGGTCCTGCCTGCCCATCGTGGGTTCCTCCTGTTGTTCCTCCTGCTCAAGCAACCTGATCACCACTACCAGCTGCTCTCCCAGCACCTGCCAGCTGAGCTCCTCTTTCAATAGTGGCTGCCAGGAGACCTGCATTGAGCCCATCCGCTGCCAGGAGACCTGCATTGAGCCCATCCACTGCCAGAGGTCCTGTGTGGTGCCCAGCCCCTGCCAGGTGCCCTGCAACTACCCCAGGAGCTCCACACCCTGCAGTCCTTGCCAGGGGACATATGCTGGCTCTCTGGGCTTTGGGTCCAGCAACTGCTTCTCCCAGGATTATGGATCTAGAAGATGCTACATCATGGGTTGTGGATCCACTGTCTTTGAACCTCTGAATTATGGAGTCTCTGGCCTCCCTTTCCTGAGTTATGGGTACAGATTCTGCTACCCAATCTACATGGCTGACAGTATCTGCCAACCATGTTATAAACCAACCTGTGGTAATATTCTCTAG
- the LOC110330177 gene encoding keratin-associated protein 15-1 has product MSYTCNSGNYSSQSFGGFLRQPVSTYNSFYPTSHVVYSPKNFQQGSSFYNGQQESFSEPLEGHLPCVGSASFQTSCFRPKQYFSSPCHGGFNGSFGYGNSGFGAFGLGGSGIRSQGFGSNFHRPGFFSSKSIQSSYYQPGFSSGFCGSNF; this is encoded by the coding sequence ATGTCTTACACCTGCAACTCTGGAAACTACTCCTCACAGTCTTTTGGAGGTTTCTTGAGGCAGCCAGTCTCTACCTACAACTCTTTCTACCCCACCAGCCATGTAGTCTATTCTCCAAAGAACTTCCAGCAGGGCTCCTCTTTCTACAATGGACAACAGGAGTCCTTCAGTGAGCCACTTGAAGGCCACTTGCCCTGTGTGGGGTCTGCATCTTTCCAGACATCCTGTTTCCGGCCCAAGCAAtacttctccagcccctgccaCGGAGGCTTTAACGGATCTTTCGGATATGGCAATTCGGGCTTCGGGGCTTTTGGGCTTGGAGGCTCCGGCATTCGCTCTCAGGGCTTTGGATCCAACTTCCACCGCCCAGGATTCTTTTCTTCTAAGAGTATCCAGTCATCGTACTACCAGCCAGGCTTCAGCTCTGGCTTTTGCGGGTCAAATTTCTGA
- the LOC110330130 gene encoding keratin-associated protein 14 encodes MSCNSCSGTFSQSFGGQLQYPISSCGSSYPNNVFYSTDLQTPITHQLGSSLHSGCQETFCEPTSCQTAYVVSRPCQRPFYSQRIRGPCSPCQSAFSGSLGFGSGGFQSFGCGYPTQGFGSHGFQSVGCGTRNFSSLNGGSSFYRPTCFSSKSCQSVSYQPSCGTGFF; translated from the coding sequence ATGTCCTGCAACAGCTGCTCTGGAACCTTCTCCCAGTCCTTTGGGGGCCAACTGCAGTATCCGATCTCTTCATGTGGCTCCTCCTACCCCAACAATGTCTTCTACAGCACTGACCTCCAAACTCCCATCACCCACCAGTTGGGCTCTTCTCTTCACAGTGGGTGCCAGGAAACCTTCTGTGAGCCCACCAGCTGCCAGACAGCCTATGTGGTCTCCAGACCCTGCCAGAGGCCTTTCTACAGTCAGAGGATTCGAGGGCCCTGCAGCCCCTGCCAGTCAGCTTTCTCAGGATCTCTGGGATTTGGTTCCGGGGGTTTCCAATCTTTTGGCTGTGGCTACCCAACCCAGGGCTTTGGATCCCATGGTTTCCAGTCAGTGGGATGTGGTACCCGAAATTTCTCATCCCTAAATGGTGGATCCAGCTTTTACCGCCCAACCTGCTTCTCTTCCAAAAGCTGCCAGTCTGTTTCTTATCAGCCATCCTGTGGGACAGGCTTCTTCTGA